From a single Sphaeramia orbicularis chromosome 4, fSphaOr1.1, whole genome shotgun sequence genomic region:
- the LOC115418639 gene encoding putative nuclease HARBI1, with amino-acid sequence MACPFDDDPVDEGAALLRRELNVRREMVIRPRIDVLAFPDSYLLERYRFTSQSIIYIHNLIRPYICNITNRSHALTSQQILCVALRFFANGSFLYNVGDAEHLSKATVSRTIRKVCLALKRLLPIFVVFPGHKPVRAIKEEFHRIAGFPCVIGCIDGTHIPITAPSHNEADYVNRKSIHSINVQIICDAAYIISNVEAKWPGSVHDSRIYRESNLSDRLQRGEFDGLLLGDRGYPCQPRLLTPYPDPEPGPQQNFNRAHCKTRARVETTIGLLKARFQCLRHLRVTPERACDIIVACVILHNIATIRGEQQPALQTEDSDDDPIHLPAVEDGRAVRDTICHNHFRD; translated from the exons ATGGCATGTCCTTTTGACGACGATCCCGTGGATGAAGGTGCAGCATTACTGCGCAGAGAATTAAATGTTCGTCGGGAGATGGTTATCAGACCGCGCATAGATGTTCTAGCATTTCCAGACAGTTATCTTTTAGAGCGGTACCGTTTCACGTCCCAGTCCATCATCTACATACACAACCTAATCCGTCCTTACATTTGCAACATCACCAACCGTAGTCATGCTCTTACATCCCAGCAGATATTGTGTGTTGCGCTGCGTTTCTTTGCAAACGGGAGTTTTTTGTATAATGTCGGAGATGCAGAGCACTTAAGTAAGGCAACTGTAAGCAGGACGATCAGAAAAGTGTGCCTGGCCCTGAAACGGCTCTTGCCCATCTTCGTGGTTTTCCCTGGACATAAACCTGTCAGAGCCATCAAGGAGGAGTTCCACAGGATAGCGG GATTTCCCTGTGTGATTGGCTGCATAGATGGCACACACATCCCCATCACTGCTCCCTCACATAATGAAGCAGATTATGTGAATAGGAAGTCCATTCACAGCATAAATGTGCAG ATAATATGTGATGCTGCATACATCATTTCCAATGTGGAGGCCAAGTGGCCTGGGTCTGTTCATGACTCAAGGATTTATCGTGAGTCTAACCTGAGCGACAGACTGCAACGTG GAGAGTTTGATGGCCTTCTGCTGGGTGACAGGGGTTACCCATGCCAACCTAGGCTACTGaccccttaccctgaccctgaacCAGGCCCCCAACAGAACTTCAACCGGGCTCACTGCAAGACCAGAGCCCGGGTGGAGACGACCATAGGCCTGCTGAAAGCCCGTTTCCAGTGCCTACGTCACCTCAGGGTGACTCCTGAGAGGGCCTGTGATATTATTGTGGCATGTGTTATTCTTCATAATATTGCCACTATTAGAGGAGAGCAACAGCCTGCCCTGCAAACTGAAGACTCTGATGATGACCCCATCCACCTGCCAGCTGTGGAGGACGGCAGAGCAGTCAGAGACACTATATGCCATAATCACTTCAGAGATTAA
- the mpnd gene encoding MPN domain-containing protein isoform X2 — MDVNTIRLNHVSTGSELPCSPQVVEDGGEEDEEELSGGEEADLRSSSGRGSLLTRRGITLRVLLKDSLVEPGDGVLSIHYLGKNFIGDLLTDGKIRWVETGQIFNSPSAWATHCKRLVNPAKKSGCGWASVRYRGQKLVQYKTTWLHKYQPSADMSLVSEEDDDEDEEEGKTAVQADEKNKNNKPGLHDVMVSRRTDRERIPVRYCTLGTRDAARDPHTLVELSAFSAINRFQPFNVAVSSNVLLLMDFHCHLTTSEVVGYLGGRWDTNTQLLTVLRAFPCRTRLADRDSASAVEEEICQNLFMRGLSLVGWYHSHPRGPALPSLQDIDSQMDHQLRLQGSNNGFQPCLGIICGPYYHGNQGVASTITPFWVVPPPEQRPNDYGIPVAVEVTYVQDNFLTSDVLNEMMLLVDYYRAAPDIVQFTQYWCPDTTMMDKIKGSLSCHAPKDQAYSQILEHVYSQLNNMQ, encoded by the exons ATGG ATGTAAACACCATCAGGCTGAATCATGTATCCACAGGCTCCGAGCTGCCCTGCTCTCCACAGGTGGTGGAGGATGGAGgcgaggaggatgaggaggagctgAGTGGAGGAGAGGAGGCAGATCTGAGGTCCAGTTCCGGCCGAGGGTCCCTGCTGACCCGCAGAGGCATCACCCTGAGGGTCCTGCTCAAAGATAGCCTGGTGGAGCCGGGAGACGGTGTTCTATCCATCCACTACCTG GGGAAAAACTTTATTGGTGACCTGTTGACTGATGGGAAAATCCGATGGGTGGAGACGGGCCAGATCTTCAACTCCCCCAGTGCCTGGGCAACACATTGCAAGCGTCTGGTTAACCCAGCCAAGAAATCTGGTTGTGGCTGGGCGTCTGTACGCTACAGGGGACAGAAGCTGGTCCAGTACAAAACCACTTGGCTGCATAAATACCAACCCAGTGCAGACATG AGTCTGGTTAgtgaagaggatgatgatgaggatgaagaggaaggGAAAACGGCTGTGCAGGCAGacgaaaagaacaaaaacaacaaacctggaTTACATG ATGTCATGGTTTCCCGGAGGACGGACCGAGAAAGAATTCCTGTCAGATATTGCACCTTGGGCACTCGGGATGCTGCCAG AGATCCACACACACTGGTGGAGCTGTCAGCCTTCTCTGCCATCAACAGATTCCAGCCTTTCAATGTAGCCGTGTCCAGCAACGTCCTGCTGCTAATG gACTTCCACTGTCACCTGACTACCAGTGAGGTGGTGGGATATCTGGGAGGACGATGGGATACAAACACACAGT TGCTGACTGTCTTAAGGGCTTTTCCTTGTCGAACCCGACTGGCAGACAGAGACTCGGCTTCTGCTGTGGAGGAGGAG ATCTGTCAGAACCTGTTCATGCGAGGGCTGTCTCTGGTGGGATGGTACCACAGTCACCCACGCGGCCCGGCCCTGCCATCCCTCCAGGACATCGACTCCCAGATGGACCACCAGCTGAGGCTGCAGGGCTCCAACAACGGCTTCCAGCCCTGCCTGGGCATCATCTGCG GGCCGTATTATCACGGAAATCAAGGTGTGGCATCCACAATAACCCCTTTCTGGGTCGTGCCGCCCCCTGAG CAACGGCCTAATGACTATGGAATCCCAGTGGCTGTGGAGGTCACATATGTACAGGACAACTTTCTCACCAGTGACGTCCTTAATGAGATG ATGCTACTAGTTGACTACTACAGGGCGGCTCCAGACATCGTCCAGTTCACCCAGTACTGGTGTCCTGATACAACCATGATGGACAAGATTAag GGCTCTCTAAGCTGCCACGCCCCCAAAGACCAGGCCTACTCTCAGATCTTGGAGCACGTTTACAGTCAGCTGAACAACATGCAATGA
- the mpnd gene encoding MPN domain-containing protein isoform X1, which yields MADVNTIRLNHVSTGSELPCSPQVVEDGGEEDEEELSGGEEADLRSSSGRGSLLTRRGITLRVLLKDSLVEPGDGVLSIHYLGKNFIGDLLTDGKIRWVETGQIFNSPSAWATHCKRLVNPAKKSGCGWASVRYRGQKLVQYKTTWLHKYQPSADMSLVSEEDDDEDEEEGKTAVQADEKNKNNKPGLHDVMVSRRTDRERIPVRYCTLGTRDAARDPHTLVELSAFSAINRFQPFNVAVSSNVLLLMDFHCHLTTSEVVGYLGGRWDTNTQLLTVLRAFPCRTRLADRDSASAVEEEICQNLFMRGLSLVGWYHSHPRGPALPSLQDIDSQMDHQLRLQGSNNGFQPCLGIICGPYYHGNQGVASTITPFWVVPPPEQRPNDYGIPVAVEVTYVQDNFLTSDVLNEMMLLVDYYRAAPDIVQFTQYWCPDTTMMDKIKGSLSCHAPKDQAYSQILEHVYSQLNNMQ from the exons ATGG CAGATGTAAACACCATCAGGCTGAATCATGTATCCACAGGCTCCGAGCTGCCCTGCTCTCCACAGGTGGTGGAGGATGGAGgcgaggaggatgaggaggagctgAGTGGAGGAGAGGAGGCAGATCTGAGGTCCAGTTCCGGCCGAGGGTCCCTGCTGACCCGCAGAGGCATCACCCTGAGGGTCCTGCTCAAAGATAGCCTGGTGGAGCCGGGAGACGGTGTTCTATCCATCCACTACCTG GGGAAAAACTTTATTGGTGACCTGTTGACTGATGGGAAAATCCGATGGGTGGAGACGGGCCAGATCTTCAACTCCCCCAGTGCCTGGGCAACACATTGCAAGCGTCTGGTTAACCCAGCCAAGAAATCTGGTTGTGGCTGGGCGTCTGTACGCTACAGGGGACAGAAGCTGGTCCAGTACAAAACCACTTGGCTGCATAAATACCAACCCAGTGCAGACATG AGTCTGGTTAgtgaagaggatgatgatgaggatgaagaggaaggGAAAACGGCTGTGCAGGCAGacgaaaagaacaaaaacaacaaacctggaTTACATG ATGTCATGGTTTCCCGGAGGACGGACCGAGAAAGAATTCCTGTCAGATATTGCACCTTGGGCACTCGGGATGCTGCCAG AGATCCACACACACTGGTGGAGCTGTCAGCCTTCTCTGCCATCAACAGATTCCAGCCTTTCAATGTAGCCGTGTCCAGCAACGTCCTGCTGCTAATG gACTTCCACTGTCACCTGACTACCAGTGAGGTGGTGGGATATCTGGGAGGACGATGGGATACAAACACACAGT TGCTGACTGTCTTAAGGGCTTTTCCTTGTCGAACCCGACTGGCAGACAGAGACTCGGCTTCTGCTGTGGAGGAGGAG ATCTGTCAGAACCTGTTCATGCGAGGGCTGTCTCTGGTGGGATGGTACCACAGTCACCCACGCGGCCCGGCCCTGCCATCCCTCCAGGACATCGACTCCCAGATGGACCACCAGCTGAGGCTGCAGGGCTCCAACAACGGCTTCCAGCCCTGCCTGGGCATCATCTGCG GGCCGTATTATCACGGAAATCAAGGTGTGGCATCCACAATAACCCCTTTCTGGGTCGTGCCGCCCCCTGAG CAACGGCCTAATGACTATGGAATCCCAGTGGCTGTGGAGGTCACATATGTACAGGACAACTTTCTCACCAGTGACGTCCTTAATGAGATG ATGCTACTAGTTGACTACTACAGGGCGGCTCCAGACATCGTCCAGTTCACCCAGTACTGGTGTCCTGATACAACCATGATGGACAAGATTAag GGCTCTCTAAGCTGCCACGCCCCCAAAGACCAGGCCTACTCTCAGATCTTGGAGCACGTTTACAGTCAGCTGAACAACATGCAATGA
- the mpnd gene encoding MPN domain-containing protein isoform X3, which translates to MGSELPCSPQVVEDGGEEDEEELSGGEEADLRSSSGRGSLLTRRGITLRVLLKDSLVEPGDGVLSIHYLGKNFIGDLLTDGKIRWVETGQIFNSPSAWATHCKRLVNPAKKSGCGWASVRYRGQKLVQYKTTWLHKYQPSADMSLVSEEDDDEDEEEGKTAVQADEKNKNNKPGLHDVMVSRRTDRERIPVRYCTLGTRDAARDPHTLVELSAFSAINRFQPFNVAVSSNVLLLMDFHCHLTTSEVVGYLGGRWDTNTQLLTVLRAFPCRTRLADRDSASAVEEEICQNLFMRGLSLVGWYHSHPRGPALPSLQDIDSQMDHQLRLQGSNNGFQPCLGIICGPYYHGNQGVASTITPFWVVPPPEQRPNDYGIPVAVEVTYVQDNFLTSDVLNEMMLLVDYYRAAPDIVQFTQYWCPDTTMMDKIKGSLSCHAPKDQAYSQILEHVYSQLNNMQ; encoded by the exons ATGG GCTCCGAGCTGCCCTGCTCTCCACAGGTGGTGGAGGATGGAGgcgaggaggatgaggaggagctgAGTGGAGGAGAGGAGGCAGATCTGAGGTCCAGTTCCGGCCGAGGGTCCCTGCTGACCCGCAGAGGCATCACCCTGAGGGTCCTGCTCAAAGATAGCCTGGTGGAGCCGGGAGACGGTGTTCTATCCATCCACTACCTG GGGAAAAACTTTATTGGTGACCTGTTGACTGATGGGAAAATCCGATGGGTGGAGACGGGCCAGATCTTCAACTCCCCCAGTGCCTGGGCAACACATTGCAAGCGTCTGGTTAACCCAGCCAAGAAATCTGGTTGTGGCTGGGCGTCTGTACGCTACAGGGGACAGAAGCTGGTCCAGTACAAAACCACTTGGCTGCATAAATACCAACCCAGTGCAGACATG AGTCTGGTTAgtgaagaggatgatgatgaggatgaagaggaaggGAAAACGGCTGTGCAGGCAGacgaaaagaacaaaaacaacaaacctggaTTACATG ATGTCATGGTTTCCCGGAGGACGGACCGAGAAAGAATTCCTGTCAGATATTGCACCTTGGGCACTCGGGATGCTGCCAG AGATCCACACACACTGGTGGAGCTGTCAGCCTTCTCTGCCATCAACAGATTCCAGCCTTTCAATGTAGCCGTGTCCAGCAACGTCCTGCTGCTAATG gACTTCCACTGTCACCTGACTACCAGTGAGGTGGTGGGATATCTGGGAGGACGATGGGATACAAACACACAGT TGCTGACTGTCTTAAGGGCTTTTCCTTGTCGAACCCGACTGGCAGACAGAGACTCGGCTTCTGCTGTGGAGGAGGAG ATCTGTCAGAACCTGTTCATGCGAGGGCTGTCTCTGGTGGGATGGTACCACAGTCACCCACGCGGCCCGGCCCTGCCATCCCTCCAGGACATCGACTCCCAGATGGACCACCAGCTGAGGCTGCAGGGCTCCAACAACGGCTTCCAGCCCTGCCTGGGCATCATCTGCG GGCCGTATTATCACGGAAATCAAGGTGTGGCATCCACAATAACCCCTTTCTGGGTCGTGCCGCCCCCTGAG CAACGGCCTAATGACTATGGAATCCCAGTGGCTGTGGAGGTCACATATGTACAGGACAACTTTCTCACCAGTGACGTCCTTAATGAGATG ATGCTACTAGTTGACTACTACAGGGCGGCTCCAGACATCGTCCAGTTCACCCAGTACTGGTGTCCTGATACAACCATGATGGACAAGATTAag GGCTCTCTAAGCTGCCACGCCCCCAAAGACCAGGCCTACTCTCAGATCTTGGAGCACGTTTACAGTCAGCTGAACAACATGCAATGA